A part of Setaria viridis chromosome 8, Setaria_viridis_v4.0, whole genome shotgun sequence genomic DNA contains:
- the LOC117866157 gene encoding rapid alkalinization factor 23, protein MPATTKLISLSRAWATASLLLMLVLALHGRGGHCVGLGMDAAEMEMDSEAHRRLLWEATGGRRYISYDALRGDVVPCSRTGVPYYNCRVSTTANPYTRGCESITRCRDAGP, encoded by the coding sequence ATGCCGGCAACCACCAAGCTGATATCGCTCTCCAGGGCATGGGCGACCGCGTCGCTCCTGCTGATGCTGGTGCTCGCCCTCCATGGCAGGGGAGGCCACTGCGTCGGCCTGGGCATGGATGCggcggagatggagatggaCTCGGAGGCGCACCGGCGGCTGCTGTGGGAGgcgaccggcggccggcgatACATTAGCTACGACGCGCTGAGGGGCGACGTGGTGCCGTGCTCCAGGACCGGTGTGCCGTACTACAACTGCAGGGTCTCCACCACCGCCAACCCCTACACCCGGGGCTGCGAGAGCATCACCAGGTGCAGGGACGCAGGCCCCTAG
- the LOC117866156 gene encoding UV-B-induced protein At3g17800, chloroplastic codes for MAALRPRAATAVASADLRPAVRRGACRVSAAAFRYYPCWQLQGNMLNWRSKFASKKLLSTVAGAMPDDSEFESVDAPLEPETWEGSFLCGLLKNLPHIFLAAAAKQLQELSNQREDTLNRWEHSIGSKEDCLHRRIAELKEQECQTAIEDIMYMLIVYKFFKIEVPMVPNLSKLISNRRLQLWPPRETDLESIHGPEVLELIREHLTSIIRWVHRNGPKINRSTLRIKRLQFGRIYSASIMYGYFLKSVSIRHHLELTLTRSEELPPPIQFLNAQFTNKQEQEEAVGGSGEVSSSSKPSSVVNPHDLKGYMMGFDPKTLQLCAKIRSCEAANLIERHSWALFGENMEVTQENDEAVILDPSSLKRLLLEAIAFGSFLWDVEDYVDEIYKLSDN; via the exons ATGGCCGCCCTCCGCccacgcgccgccaccgccgtagCGTCCGCTGACCTCCGGCCGGCGGTCCGGCGAGGCGCATGTCGCGTGTCAGCGGCGGCGTTCCGCTACTACCCCTGCTGGCAACTGCAG GGCAATATGTTGAATTGGAGATCCAAATTTGCATCTAAGAAGTTATTGAGTACAGTAGCTGGTGCAATGCCTGATGATTCGGAATTTGAAAGTGTGGATGCACCACTTGAGCCCGAAACATGGGAAGGGAGTTTCTTGTGTGGTCTGTTAAAGAACCTTCCACACATTTTTCTAGCTGCAGCAGCAAAGCAACTTCAAGAATTATCTAACCAAAGAGAAGACACCTTGAACCGCTGGGAACACAGTATTGGTTCTAAAGAGGACTGCCTTCACAG GAGGATTGCTGAACTGAAGGAGCAAGAGTGTCAAACAGCTATTGAggacattatgtacatgctgaTTGTTTATAAGTTTTTCAAGATTGAAGTTCCGATGGTACCAAACTTGTCGAAGCTCATCAGCAACCGAAGATTGCAGTTATGGCCACCGAGGGAGACAGATCTTGAGTCCATTCATGGACCTGAGGTACTAGAACTAATTAGGGAACACCTGACCAGCATCATCAGATGGGTGCATAGAAATGGTCCCAAGATCAATCGTTCAACACTTCGCATTAAAAGACTGCAATTTGGTCGGATATATTCGGCATCAATAATGTATGGATACTTCCTGAAATCTGTCAGCATCAGGCATCATTTGGAGCTGACTCTCACTCGCTCAGAAGAACTTCCTCCTCCAATTCAATTTCTGAATGCTCAATTTACAAATAAACAAGAGCAGGAAGAAGCTGTTGGAGGCTCTGGGGAGGTGTCATCTTCTTCGAAACCAAGTTCAGTTGTCAACCCGCATGACTTGAAGGGTTACATGATGGGATTTGACCCTAAGACCTTGCAGCTTTGTGCAAAGATACGCTCTTGTGAAGCTGCTAATCTCATCGAGAGGCACAGCTGGGCTCTTTTTGGAGAGAACATGGAAGTCACCCAAGAGAATGATGAAGCTGTTATACTCGACCCGTCTTCCCTAAAAAGATTACTGCTTGAAGCCATTGCATTTGGTTCCTTCCTTTGGGATGTCGAAGATTATGTGGATGAGATTTATAAGTTGTCAGATAACTGA